In Nocardioides faecalis, the following proteins share a genomic window:
- a CDS encoding EamA family transporter, producing MPSSVASRPAPGLGASIGLVLLSIASVQLGAGFAKQLFTDVEPDGVVWLRLVTSAAVLLAWARPVLRGRSRADWLVVLRYGACLAVMNWAIYQSFSRIPIGVAVTIEFIGPLALAAAGFRRARHLGWVGLAALGVLLLGFERTHLDPLGVAYAVLAGAAWAGYILSSAATGRRWAGIDGLAVASGVAVLLLSPLLLTVEVGDLLDARVLAIGAAVGLLSSVVPYSAEIAALRTLPAATFGVLMSLEPAAAALAGLLLVGEDLAPVQWAAIGCVVLATVGATRATRARVLPDVI from the coding sequence GTGCCGTCGTCCGTCGCCTCCCGTCCCGCGCCCGGACTGGGCGCCTCGATCGGGCTCGTCCTGCTGAGCATCGCCTCGGTCCAGCTCGGCGCCGGCTTCGCCAAGCAGCTCTTCACCGACGTCGAGCCGGACGGCGTGGTGTGGCTGCGCCTGGTCACCAGCGCCGCCGTGCTGCTGGCCTGGGCGCGCCCCGTCCTGCGCGGGCGCAGCCGCGCCGACTGGCTGGTCGTGCTGCGCTACGGCGCCTGCCTGGCGGTGATGAACTGGGCGATCTACCAGTCGTTCTCCCGGATCCCGATCGGCGTCGCGGTGACGATCGAGTTCATCGGTCCGCTGGCGCTGGCCGCGGCCGGGTTCCGCCGCGCACGGCACCTGGGCTGGGTCGGGCTGGCCGCTCTCGGGGTGCTGCTGCTCGGCTTCGAGCGCACCCACCTCGACCCGCTCGGCGTCGCCTACGCGGTGCTTGCCGGGGCCGCGTGGGCCGGCTACATCCTGTCCAGCGCCGCGACCGGGCGGCGGTGGGCCGGCATCGACGGCCTCGCCGTGGCCAGCGGCGTCGCGGTGCTGCTGCTCAGCCCGCTGCTGCTCACCGTCGAGGTCGGCGACCTGCTCGACGCCCGGGTGCTGGCGATCGGGGCCGCCGTCGGGCTGCTGAGCTCGGTGGTGCCCTACAGCGCCGAGATCGCCGCCCTGCGCACCCTGCCCGCGGCGACGTTCGGGGTGCTGATGAGCCTGGAGCCCGCGGCCGCCGCGCTCGCCGGGCTGCTCCTCGTGGGCGAGGACCTGGCACCGGTGCAGTGGGCCGCGATCGGCTGCGTCGTACTGGCCACCGTCGGCGCCACCCGGGCGACCCGGGCCCGGGTCCTTCCCGATGTCATCTGA